A region from the Aegilops tauschii subsp. strangulata cultivar AL8/78 chromosome 5, Aet v6.0, whole genome shotgun sequence genome encodes:
- the LOC120964601 gene encoding secreted RxLR effector protein 161-like, with product MSDCNSSSTPMENRLKLKKNTGPTVDSTEYRSLIGSLRYLVNTRPDISYAVGILSRFMESPGKEHWIAVKQLLRYIKGTPGFGCFFRKGEKDVLTGYSDGDHAGDLNDRKSTTGVVFFLGSGVITWTSQKQKIVALSSCEAEYIAGATAATQAVWLSRLLAEMLGEGVQKVKLKIDNKSAIELSKNPVHHERSKHINLRYHYIRECVELGRVDVEHVRTGDQIADILTKSLGRTQFSELRSRLGIMQVQQIRG from the coding sequence ATGAGCGACTGCAACTCGAGCAGCACGCCGATGGAAAATCGTCTGAAACTGAAGAAAAACACTGGTCCGACAGTAGACTCGACAGAGTATCGCAGTTTGATTGGGAGCCTGAGATATCTGGTAAACACCAGGCCTGACATATCATATGCGGTAGGGATTCTCAGCAGGTTCATGGAATCACCTGGGAAGGAACACTGGATTGCTGTGAAGCAACTTCTGCGTTACATAAAAGGTACACCTGGCTTCGGTTGTTTCTTCAGGAAAGGGGAGAAGGATGTGTTGACAGGTTACAGTGACGGTGACCATGCTGGTGATCTCAACGATCGCAAGAGCACCACTGGAGTTGTTTTCTTCCTTGGATCGGGAGTGATCACTTGGACATCTCAGAAACAAAAGATTGTGGCACTGTCATCTTGTGAGGCAGAATACATAGCAGGAGCAACAGCAGCTACACAGGCTGTGTGGTTGAGCAGACTGCTTGCGGAGATGCTCGGCGAAGGAGTTCAGAAAGTTAAGCTGAAGATCGACAACAAGTCAGCTATTGAGCTCAGCAAAAACCCAGTCCATCATGAGCGAAGTAAACACATTAATCTCAGGTATCACTATATTCGAGAGTGTGTTGAGCTGGGCAGAGTGGATGTTGAGCATGTGAGAACAGGTGATCAAATCGCTGATATTCTCACCAAGTCACTGGGCAGGACTCAGTTCAGTGAGCTACGAAGCAGGCTTGGGATCATGCAGGTGCAGCAGATTAGGGGGTGA